ACGTTGCGCCTCGATCTATACTATCGTTTGAATATTGTGCCCATCAGTCTGTTACCGTTGAGAAAGCGACGAGAAGACATACCCATTCTGGCTCGTTATTTCCTTGCTAAGTATTCAGCTAAGTTCAATAAAGAAGCGACCGGCTTCGCTCCAGATGCCTTGCGAGCGCTCACGCTCTATGACTGGCCCGGCAATGTGCGAGAATTGGAACATGTGGTCCAGAGAGCTGTGGTACTCAGCCATAACAGGGTGATCGAGCCCTCTGACATTGTAGTGACCCCCCTGGAAGCCAGCCAGCGCGAAGAATCGTTTGCGGTGGCAAAGGCGGCGGTAGTCAGAAAATTTGAAAGACAATACGTTACAAAACTCTTGGTTGCTCACGGAGGTAACATAACTCAAGCTGCAAAAGCAGCAAAAAAAAATCGTCGGGCCTTCTGGGAGCTGATCCGCAAGCACGGAATCGATGTGCAGAAGTTCATACCCTCCAGTTTCTGATAGAAGTTCGGCAGCGTGCGGACAAACCAGCTTTGTTGCAACTCACACATACTCCTACCAAAACTGGAAGCAACCCACCGCCAAGAACCGTTCAAGGAGGCAAAGGCAAAGGTAGTTATGGCATTCGAACAAGATTATATCACAAAACTCCTGCTTGCTTATCAGGGTAACATTACCCGAGCAGCACGGGCGGCACAAAAGGATTGTCGAACATTTTCGCAATTGATCCGCAAGCACGAGATGGATGCTCAACATTTCAAGCGATCCGGTGGCCCACGAAACTCACACAATCCACTTTTGCCGGCAGGATAAACCTGTCGTTCACATATATGATCCCTCCACAAATGCGGGACAATTTATTGCTCATACCTGGATAGATTTGTCCTATGTCTAACTTGCACACCCCAAAGGCTCTCTTGTTCCATGACCTGAAGTGGCAAGGACAAAAGCAGCCTACCATTACCACAAACGGATTGTGAAAAACTGAAGCCCGAGAGCTTGCTTGGAAGGGGAGAACACTGCAGAATAGCGTGCAACACAGTAAATTTGCGTACTCTTGCTTTCCGGAGAAAAAGCATTTGCCAGGGGTGGTATGTCAGTGGCATGGCGGTTGCAATGTATTGTTCCGGTTACCTGTCTACCCGGTAAATAAGGACCTTGAGCATAACCATCGAGTCTGATTTTCCGGTTACAACTTTGGCGGATGAGATTTGCAGCCAATTCACTGATCAACGCAAGAATCGGCATTACTACCTTGGGCTTCAGAATATGTTTAACGTGTCCAGAGAGCTGCCGAACGGACAACAGTTGGTTGGAGAGAGCCTCGCTTTTCGCTTGGAGATAGAGAAAATACCTGTTGTGGCTCGTTCTGATGCGGGAGTCTTCATCACTGGAGAAACAGGCACAGGCAAGGAGTTATGTGCCAAAGCAATTCACTACGCTAGTCCCAGGGCAGACAAGCTTTTTGTGCCTGTTAATTGCGGGGCTATTCCGACGGATTTGCTGGAAAACGAGTTATTCGGCCACAAGACAGGAGC
The sequence above is drawn from the Deltaproteobacteria bacterium genome and encodes:
- a CDS encoding sigma-54-dependent Fis family transcriptional regulator, giving the protein MPNDQQLIGESPSFHATMEQIRIVAHHDASVLICGETGTGKDLCARAIHHLSLRWKKPFVPVNCGAIPVNLVENELFGHISGAFTGASTPRTGLIHEADKGTLFLDEVVTLPLTAQVKLLRFLQEKEYRPLGSTKTLHVDVRVIAASNINIEKAVTRGTLRLDLYYRLNIVPISLLPLRKRREDIPILARYFLAKYSAKFNKEATGFAPDALRALTLYDWPGNVRELEHVVQRAVVLSHNRVIEPSDIVVTPLEASQREESFAVAKAAVVRKFERQYVTKLLVAHGGNITQAAKAAKKNRRAFWELIRKHGIDVQKFIPSSF